TACTTCAGTTGGCGTTTCCGTACTCAGGCCAAGCTGGAAGCTGCTTCGAACATACTCATAAATTTCAGTTTGCCCCCAAGTCTGGCGGATCTCGGATAGTTTCGGATCATCGCTGAAAATAGGATAACCTGAAGATTCATACATCCGGAATACAACCTTATGATTCACTTCGTCTATTTCGGCAAATTGGTAATTATCTGTCCATCCCGAATGTCCATTAATGAAATCAATACTCCTTTTCAGGAGGTCGCCTGACGGAAAAGCAGGATTATCCCCGGCAGCAGGTTTGATATAACGAAGGGTATTTTTATCAGAATTCACTCTCAGCAAGCTTAAGGTATCATTATATTCATCCTCTGATTGCTGAAAACTTTTCTGCACGACACTCGGATCACTGAACAAGGCATTTTTGTATTGTTCAGAGTCCAATTTTTTCTCCAAATACTGATATCTCAGCATTTTGGTATCCTGTGCGGGCAGGTAGATGGTTCTTTTATCAGATGGCTTATAAGCAAGATAGGCTCTATATTCCGGGTTATACTCCGCCAGATTGAAGTATTGGCTTTTGAAATTCTGAATAAAGGAAACAGGCACATGGCTACGATACACCTGCCGGTTATCCATTGAGACAAAATCAACAATTCCTTCTTTTTTACCCGTTTGCCTGGTATCAATGACAATGTGATCAAATTGAAAATCAGCGAGATTTTTATCGCCAATTATGATGACGGATTTGTATAAGTCAATCGGAACAGAATCCGGAAACGCGAGAACCGCTTTTCCTTCATTATGAACAAACGATGGAAGGAT
The window above is part of the Cytobacillus sp. FSL H8-0458 genome. Proteins encoded here:
- a CDS encoding YycH family regulatory protein codes for the protein MSYENIKSIILTILVVTSVLLTWNLWTYQPNFERIEKEANTVQEVTIAEKKEVSQIVRPDTLLFHLGEKQTFGTVSPGEIDKVITEISDWNFSDFENISEEADILPSFVHNEGKAVLAFPDSVPIDLYKSVIIIGDKNLADFQFDHIVIDTRQTGKKEGIVDFVSMDNRQVYRSHVPVSFIQNFKSQYFNLAEYNPEYRAYLAYKPSDKRTIYLPAQDTKMLRYQYLEKKLDSEQYKNALFSDPSVVQKSFQQSEDEYNDTLSLLRVNSDKNTLRYIKPAAGDNPAFPSGDLLKRSIDFINGHSGWTDNYQFAEIDEVNHKVVFRMYESSGYPIFSDDPKLSEIRQTWGQTEIYEYVRSSFQLGLSTETPTEVSLSSGNRVMEYLLALDEFDPELLEDVRLGYQMMLVKEAQTTFIRLEPSWFYRYEGTWKSISLDETGGMNNGLE